Proteins found in one Candidatus Aegiribacteria sp. genomic segment:
- a CDS encoding DUF2085 domain-containing protein, with amino-acid sequence MKGRTTLALLLGVPAAIFFLLSVAFPVLGKTGDIFDPILSATCHRLPERCIQMPWGTSGLCARCTAFWFGLAVGISFMYPGIIRIPFWTGVLFLIPLIIDGAVQSVTAYESTNILRVLTGLTAGSGISILIFGRMRNSGK; translated from the coding sequence ATGAAGGGTAGAACAACCCTCGCTCTCCTGCTCGGTGTTCCCGCCGCAATATTCTTCCTGCTGTCAGTCGCTTTCCCTGTTCTGGGAAAAACCGGAGATATCTTCGATCCGATTCTGTCCGCAACCTGCCACAGATTACCTGAAAGATGCATACAGATGCCATGGGGAACGAGCGGCCTCTGCGCAAGGTGTACCGCCTTCTGGTTCGGTCTTGCTGTCGGGATTTCTTTCATGTATCCCGGAATCATCCGGATACCGTTCTGGACCGGTGTACTGTTTCTCATTCCTCTGATCATAGACGGTGCTGTTCAGAGCGTAACAGCGTATGAAAGTACCAACATCCTTCGTGTTCTGACAGGGCTCACCGCAGGATCGGGGATTTCGATACTGATCTTCGGGAGAATGAGGAATTCCGGCAAGTAG